A window of Rufibacter sp. LB8 contains these coding sequences:
- the ispE gene encoding 4-(cytidine 5'-diphospho)-2-C-methyl-D-erythritol kinase, which yields MILFPNAKINLGLQLTEKRPDGFHNLVSCFYPVPWTDALEMLPAAQAAENSFTLSGLPVPGDPKSNLCWKAYELLRQEHDLPNIQLHLHKVIPMGAGLGGGSADAAFTLKLLNQVFALELSDETLQAYARKLGSDCAFFIQNKPVLAVEKGDVFEPIALELAAYHLLLVYPNLAISTAEAYAAVSPAFPELSLKTALAQDISTWKETVVNDFEKSLFPKYPVLHALKAQLYEMGAVYASMSGSGSTMYGLFKQAPAQPLPFPKEYSVWQGVL from the coding sequence ATGATCCTGTTCCCCAACGCGAAGATAAACCTGGGCCTGCAACTGACGGAAAAACGCCCCGACGGCTTCCATAACCTGGTGTCCTGCTTTTACCCCGTGCCCTGGACCGATGCCCTGGAGATGCTCCCCGCCGCTCAAGCCGCAGAAAACTCCTTCACGCTCTCCGGCCTGCCCGTGCCCGGCGACCCCAAAAGCAACCTCTGCTGGAAAGCCTATGAACTTCTGCGCCAGGAACATGATCTACCCAACATTCAACTGCACCTGCACAAGGTCATTCCCATGGGCGCGGGCTTGGGCGGCGGTTCCGCAGATGCGGCCTTCACGTTAAAGCTGCTAAACCAGGTTTTTGCATTAGAACTTTCAGACGAAACCCTGCAAGCTTATGCCAGAAAATTAGGCAGTGACTGCGCCTTCTTCATCCAGAATAAACCCGTGCTGGCCGTGGAGAAAGGCGATGTCTTTGAACCGATTGCCCTAGAATTAGCCGCCTACCATCTGCTGTTAGTTTATCCCAACCTGGCCATCAGTACCGCCGAGGCTTATGCTGCGGTTTCGCCTGCGTTTCCAGAATTGAGCCTGAAAACGGCTTTGGCCCAGGATATTTCTACCTGGAAAGAAACAGTGGTGAATGATTTCGAGAAGAGTCTGTTTCCAAAGTACCCGGTGTTGCACGCCTTGAAGGCACAACTTTATGAAATGGGCGCGGTGTATGCGTCTATGTCGGGGTCTGGGTCTACTATGTATGGGCTGTTTAAGCAAGCGCCCGCACAGCCGTTGCCTTTCCCGAAGGAGTACTCAGTTTGGCAGGGCGTCCTTTAG
- a CDS encoding transglutaminase domain-containing protein, producing MRFLVSFFSLILLPLALSAQAVSSFAHVDKKVLGMPAQKEITLEALSGFINQQFKSPEDRARAAFMWLAQNVAYDVVAFNSAAPPVPAQQVIAQTLAQRKAVCQGYAEVFQALCTRAGIPNYLVSGYTKQQGTVDYVAHAWVAAQLNGQWLFFDPTWGAGYVNGNLFVKKLNENYFKVTSAQMIKSHYPFDPLWQFSTSPIKAREFNTGQPMPKAKKPFLFADTLKTHAGLSEFQQLAGTVRRMEAHGADNPFIVSRLTYLKQGLDIQRYNQLTDTFNQGVDLLNQFIYYRNNRLLNTKSPETLSQMLSTTVATFNTVKQQLTATRWHQSSQNLVLLEQNLGKVMTQAQQQEAFLANYFQKNGPSQKR from the coding sequence ATGCGCTTTCTAGTTTCCTTTTTTAGTTTGATTTTATTGCCGCTGGCGCTTTCGGCGCAAGCCGTCTCCTCATTTGCGCACGTTGACAAGAAGGTATTGGGAATGCCCGCGCAGAAAGAAATCACCCTGGAGGCGCTTTCTGGGTTTATCAACCAGCAGTTTAAATCCCCGGAAGACCGGGCCCGGGCGGCTTTTATGTGGCTGGCGCAGAACGTGGCCTATGATGTGGTGGCGTTCAATTCAGCCGCGCCGCCGGTGCCGGCCCAGCAAGTCATTGCACAGACGCTGGCCCAACGCAAAGCCGTTTGTCAGGGCTACGCCGAGGTGTTTCAGGCGCTCTGCACCCGCGCGGGCATTCCTAATTACCTGGTTTCGGGCTATACCAAACAGCAGGGCACGGTGGACTATGTGGCGCACGCTTGGGTGGCCGCGCAGCTGAACGGCCAGTGGCTTTTCTTTGACCCCACCTGGGGCGCGGGTTACGTGAACGGGAATCTGTTTGTGAAGAAGCTCAATGAAAATTACTTTAAGGTCACGTCCGCCCAGATGATTAAATCGCATTACCCGTTTGACCCGCTGTGGCAGTTTTCTACTTCGCCCATTAAAGCCCGGGAGTTCAACACAGGCCAGCCAATGCCTAAGGCAAAGAAACCTTTTCTATTTGCAGACACGCTCAAGACCCATGCAGGTTTATCGGAATTTCAGCAATTAGCAGGCACCGTGCGCCGCATGGAGGCCCACGGCGCCGACAATCCGTTTATAGTGTCACGGTTGACGTACCTCAAACAGGGCCTAGACATTCAGCGCTACAACCAGTTGACCGACACCTTTAACCAGGGCGTGGATTTGCTGAACCAGTTCATTTATTACCGCAACAACCGCTTGCTGAACACCAAAAGCCCGGAGACCCTCAGCCAAATGCTATCTACCACCGTGGCCACGTTCAACACCGTGAAACAGCAATTAACGGCCACCAGATGGCACCAGAGTAGCCAAAACCTTGTACTTTTGGAACAGAACCTGGGCAAAGTCATGACCCAGGCCCAGCAGCAGGAAGCCTTCCTGGCCAATTATTTCCAGAAGAACGGCCCCAGCCAGAAACGCTAA
- a CDS encoding sugar transferase, giving the protein MYHPTGKRILDLALAASALLWLWPVMLVVTVVVWFGFDGKVLFKQLRPGLHGQPFTFYKFTTMTQAQDQHGDLLPDGQRLTNLGKFLRRTSLDELPQLFNVLKGDMSVVGPRPLLMDYLPLYSPEQARRHHVKPGITGWAQVNGRNHLRWEEKFTFDVWYVTHISLRLDLRILWLTVRHLFQPRGISAPGTATMERFTGSSSKS; this is encoded by the coding sequence ATGTACCACCCCACCGGAAAACGAATACTGGACCTTGCCTTGGCGGCTTCGGCCTTGCTGTGGCTTTGGCCGGTGATGCTAGTGGTGACAGTAGTGGTTTGGTTTGGGTTTGACGGGAAGGTCCTGTTCAAGCAACTCCGGCCTGGGCTTCACGGTCAGCCGTTCACGTTCTACAAGTTCACCACCATGACCCAGGCCCAGGACCAACATGGAGATCTGCTGCCTGATGGCCAAAGGTTAACCAACCTGGGCAAGTTCCTCCGGAGAACCTCTTTAGATGAGTTGCCGCAGCTGTTCAATGTGCTGAAAGGCGATATGAGCGTGGTGGGCCCGCGGCCTTTGTTGATGGACTATCTGCCCTTATACAGCCCAGAACAAGCCCGGCGGCACCACGTAAAACCCGGCATCACCGGCTGGGCGCAAGTCAACGGCCGAAACCACCTGCGTTGGGAAGAAAAGTTTACCTTTGATGTGTGGTACGTGACCCACATCTCTTTGCGGCTGGACCTGCGTATCTTGTGGCTCACCGTGCGGCATTTGTTTCAACCCAGAGGGATTTCTGCCCCGGGCACGGCCACCATGGAACGCTTTACCGGTTCATCCTCTAAATCATGA
- a CDS encoding acetyltransferase, giving the protein MSTEKQPIVIVGAGGLGREVLMLLLQINHTRPTWEIMGFYDDAVPVGGLLRYPYLGTIDQLNIVTSKTLHVAVAIGSCQAKSHVVQRLTNPFLKFPVLLHPSVIHQPEQENQLGEGTIICQNSILTTNIKVGKHVFVNLACTIGHDAVLDDFCSLMPQVAISGGVRLGKGVYFGTNSSILQNLNVGVFTTVGAGAVVTQNLPSYATAVGVPARVIRQTA; this is encoded by the coding sequence ATGAGTACAGAGAAACAACCCATTGTCATAGTTGGGGCCGGAGGCCTGGGCCGCGAGGTCCTGATGCTCCTCCTCCAAATCAACCATACGCGCCCAACCTGGGAAATAATGGGCTTTTATGACGATGCCGTTCCCGTGGGTGGTTTGTTGCGCTACCCGTACCTCGGCACTATTGACCAACTGAATATTGTGACCTCAAAGACGTTGCACGTAGCTGTGGCCATTGGCAGTTGCCAGGCCAAAAGCCACGTAGTGCAACGCCTGACCAATCCTTTCCTGAAATTCCCGGTGCTGCTTCACCCTTCAGTCATCCATCAACCTGAGCAGGAAAACCAGCTGGGCGAAGGCACCATCATTTGCCAAAACTCCATCTTGACCACCAACATCAAGGTAGGCAAGCATGTGTTTGTGAACTTGGCCTGTACCATTGGCCATGATGCCGTTTTAGACGATTTCTGCTCGCTAATGCCCCAGGTGGCCATCAGTGGCGGCGTACGTTTGGGCAAAGGCGTATATTTTGGAACCAACAGTTCTATTCTGCAGAATCTGAATGTTGGCGTATTCACAACCGTAGGAGCCGGCGCGGTGGTCACGCAAAATTTGCCCAGTTATGCCACCGCTGTGGGCGTTCCGGCCCGCGTAATCCGGCAGACCGCATGA
- a CDS encoding DegT/DnrJ/EryC1/StrS aminotransferase family protein, with the protein MNQPQDFIYLSPPHMGGREEFYVQQAFQQNWITTAGANVDGFEKELGAYLQVPDVAALSSGTAALHLALLTLGIGPGDEVLCSSFTFVASANPVRYVGATPIFIDSEPTTWNLCPTALEQALQARQRVGKLPKALILVHLYGMPAQLQKIQEITQHYGIPIIEDAAEGLGSRYQNQLLGTFGQLGAFSFNGNKIVTTSGGGALVSADEALIQTSRWLATQAKEPAPHYEHTTLGYNYRLSNVSAGIGRGQLEVLDLRVQQRRTIFDNYRQLLQDIEEIQWQPEPAGFSSNRWLSCFTLKKGCRISPDQIRLALLAAHIESRPLWKPMHQQPLYQECAHFGERVSDDLFARGLCLPSGSSLTFAQQEKIAEVIKRVFKG; encoded by the coding sequence ATGAACCAGCCCCAGGACTTCATTTACCTGTCGCCGCCGCACATGGGCGGGCGCGAGGAATTCTACGTGCAGCAGGCTTTCCAGCAGAACTGGATCACGACCGCGGGCGCCAATGTAGATGGCTTTGAAAAAGAACTGGGCGCATATTTACAGGTGCCTGACGTTGCAGCGCTATCTTCTGGTACTGCTGCGCTGCACCTGGCTTTGCTGACCTTGGGCATTGGCCCCGGAGACGAAGTTTTGTGCTCCAGTTTTACGTTTGTAGCCAGCGCCAATCCTGTACGGTACGTAGGCGCCACGCCCATTTTCATCGACAGCGAACCCACCACCTGGAACCTTTGCCCCACGGCCCTGGAACAAGCTCTTCAAGCCAGACAACGTGTCGGTAAATTACCCAAAGCACTAATACTGGTGCATCTCTACGGCATGCCTGCTCAGCTACAGAAAATCCAGGAAATCACCCAGCACTACGGCATTCCCATTATTGAAGACGCCGCCGAAGGCCTGGGGTCCCGTTACCAAAACCAGTTGCTGGGCACCTTTGGTCAACTGGGCGCTTTTTCTTTCAACGGAAATAAAATTGTGACTACCTCGGGAGGCGGGGCCTTGGTGTCTGCGGATGAAGCATTGATCCAGACCTCGCGCTGGTTGGCCACCCAAGCCAAAGAACCAGCGCCACACTACGAACACACCACCCTGGGCTACAATTACCGCCTGAGTAATGTGAGTGCCGGCATTGGCCGCGGACAGTTAGAAGTGCTGGATTTACGCGTACAGCAACGACGCACCATTTTTGACAACTACCGCCAACTTTTGCAAGACATAGAGGAAATTCAATGGCAACCGGAACCGGCTGGATTTTCCAGCAACCGCTGGCTTTCCTGTTTCACGCTAAAGAAAGGCTGCCGCATTTCCCCTGACCAAATTAGGCTGGCCTTGTTGGCTGCCCATATAGAAAGCCGCCCGCTCTGGAAACCCATGCACCAACAGCCTTTGTATCAAGAATGTGCACATTTCGGGGAGCGCGTCAGCGACGATTTGTTTGCCCGTGGCCTGTGCCTGCCTTCCGGCTCCAGCCTGACCTTCGCACAGCAGGAAAAGATTGCCGAGGTCATCAAGCGGGTGTTCAAAGGGTAA
- a CDS encoding 50S ribosomal protein L25/general stress protein Ctc, which translates to MQSLEIIGFKRANLGKSEAKALREEAQVPCVLYGGSEQVHFSAPAILFRELVYTPDVYQVNLNVEGTIYKAIMQDLQFHPVNEQLLHVDFLLLQDEKEVKVDVPVRFVGTSPGVMAGGKLVTKLRKLRVKALPANLPDSIAVDISELELGKSIKVNKITPENYTILSNPLAPVATVTIPRALKSAQTEEKKGKK; encoded by the coding sequence ATGCAAAGCTTAGAGATTATAGGGTTTAAAAGAGCAAATCTCGGTAAATCCGAAGCCAAGGCGCTTCGTGAGGAAGCTCAAGTTCCATGTGTCCTTTACGGCGGCTCGGAGCAAGTTCATTTCTCTGCCCCAGCCATCTTGTTCCGTGAATTGGTGTACACCCCAGATGTGTACCAGGTGAACCTCAACGTAGAAGGCACTATTTACAAAGCCATCATGCAAGACCTGCAGTTCCACCCCGTGAACGAGCAGTTGTTGCACGTAGATTTCTTATTGTTGCAAGACGAGAAAGAAGTGAAAGTAGACGTTCCGGTACGTTTTGTGGGTACGTCTCCAGGAGTTATGGCCGGTGGTAAATTGGTGACCAAACTGCGCAAACTGCGTGTGAAGGCGCTTCCTGCCAACTTGCCAGATTCTATTGCGGTTGACATCTCTGAACTGGAGTTGGGTAAGTCTATCAAGGTGAACAAAATCACGCCTGAGAACTACACCATCTTGTCTAACCCATTGGCCCCGGTTGCCACGGTAACCATCCCAAGAGCCCTGAAGAGCGCTCAGACCGAGGAGAAAAAAGGCAAGAAATAA
- a CDS encoding ribose-phosphate pyrophosphokinase yields MNPTVKIFSGSASRYFAEKVADAYGLPLGDITVQRFSDGEISVHFNESVRGCEVFLIQSTFPPADNLMELMLLVDAAKRASAHKVIVVMPYYGYARQDRKDKPRVSIGAKVMANAIQCVGADRLMTCDLHAGQIQGFFDIPVDHLDGSAIFVPYLRSLNLGQDLIFASPDVGGVVRTRSFAKVFGVEMVVCDKHRKRANEIASMQVIGDVEGMDVVLVDDLVDTAGTITKAAELLKGKGAKTVRAIATHGVLSGPAYERIESSVLEELVISDTIPLRQQSDKIKVLTFSDLFARAISNVVTHDSISSLFI; encoded by the coding sequence ATGAACCCTACGGTCAAGATTTTCTCTGGAAGTGCCTCCCGTTATTTCGCTGAAAAAGTGGCTGATGCCTACGGGCTTCCGCTTGGTGACATCACGGTTCAACGTTTTTCTGACGGGGAAATCTCGGTCCATTTCAACGAGAGCGTGCGCGGTTGTGAGGTGTTTTTGATTCAGTCCACGTTTCCGCCCGCTGACAACTTAATGGAGTTGATGCTGCTGGTAGATGCGGCCAAGCGCGCCTCGGCGCACAAGGTGATTGTGGTGATGCCGTATTACGGCTATGCCCGCCAGGACAGGAAAGACAAGCCGCGGGTTTCCATTGGCGCCAAAGTGATGGCCAACGCCATTCAGTGCGTAGGCGCTGACCGCCTCATGACCTGTGACTTACACGCCGGTCAGATTCAGGGCTTCTTTGACATTCCGGTGGATCATCTGGATGGGTCGGCCATTTTTGTGCCCTACCTGCGCAGCCTTAACCTGGGCCAGGATTTGATTTTCGCCTCGCCAGATGTTGGGGGCGTGGTTAGAACCAGAAGCTTCGCCAAAGTATTTGGCGTGGAGATGGTAGTCTGCGACAAGCACCGCAAGCGCGCCAACGAGATTGCCTCTATGCAGGTGATTGGTGACGTGGAAGGCATGGATGTGGTATTGGTAGATGACCTGGTAGACACTGCTGGTACCATCACCAAAGCCGCTGAGCTATTGAAAGGCAAAGGCGCGAAAACGGTACGCGCAATTGCCACGCACGGTGTGTTGTCGGGCCCGGCCTACGAACGCATTGAGAGTTCTGTGCTAGAGGAGTTGGTGATTTCAGACACTATTCCATTGCGCCAGCAGAGTGATAAAATCAAGGTGCTTACGTTCTCAGACCTGTTTGCACGGGCCATCAGCAACGTGGTCACGCATGATTCCATCAGCTCGCTGTTTATTTAA
- a CDS encoding LacI family DNA-binding transcriptional regulator, with protein MKKTTIHDIANELDVTFSTVARALNDHPGISVATKAAVLEMAKKLNYRQNKLASTLRSGKSHVIGIIIPSLDTSFFSSVVHGIEKVMNENGYSVLLYQTGESLQQEQKGVDTFLKSMVDGILASVSAEERQTEFYGDLRKRQIPLLFFDRAIQQLSVPSVTINDFQGGYLATRHLLEQGYKKIVHITSEKELTIFSERKRGYEAALLEFGVQPQAAWVYAGNLSLELGKTTVAALLESNTLFDAIFAAEDYTAMGALQQLQELGYKVPQEVGVMGFANEAFGAFVSPSLSTVDQQTIKMGEETARLFLSLIEGDSFYSKVPARIVLDPILIPRNSSKRNVEGAPATSGEKLSSGRRSG; from the coding sequence GTGAAAAAAACAACCATACATGATATCGCCAATGAATTGGATGTTACTTTCTCAACGGTAGCGCGCGCCTTAAATGACCACCCAGGCATTAGCGTGGCTACCAAGGCGGCGGTGTTGGAGATGGCCAAGAAGTTAAACTATCGGCAAAACAAACTCGCCTCCACGTTGCGCTCCGGCAAAAGCCACGTGATCGGCATCATCATCCCAAGTTTAGATACCAGTTTCTTCAGTTCGGTGGTGCATGGCATTGAAAAAGTCATGAATGAAAACGGCTACAGCGTGCTGTTGTACCAAACTGGCGAATCTCTGCAGCAGGAACAGAAAGGCGTGGATACGTTCCTGAAATCTATGGTAGATGGCATTCTGGCGTCTGTGTCAGCGGAGGAAAGGCAAACCGAGTTTTACGGAGACCTCAGAAAACGGCAGATTCCGCTGTTGTTCTTTGACCGGGCCATTCAGCAGTTGTCGGTTCCTTCGGTCACCATCAATGACTTTCAAGGCGGGTATTTGGCGACGCGCCATTTGCTGGAGCAGGGCTATAAAAAAATCGTCCATATTACCTCAGAAAAAGAATTAACCATTTTCAGCGAAAGGAAACGGGGCTATGAGGCTGCCTTGCTGGAGTTTGGCGTGCAGCCCCAGGCGGCGTGGGTGTATGCAGGAAACCTATCGTTGGAATTAGGGAAAACCACCGTGGCGGCGCTGCTGGAAAGCAACACGTTGTTTGATGCTATTTTTGCCGCCGAAGACTACACTGCCATGGGCGCACTGCAGCAATTGCAGGAGCTGGGCTATAAAGTGCCACAGGAAGTTGGGGTGATGGGTTTTGCCAATGAGGCGTTCGGGGCGTTCGTGAGCCCGTCTTTGTCAACCGTTGACCAACAGACCATTAAAATGGGCGAAGAGACGGCCCGGCTGTTTTTATCTTTGATTGAAGGAGATTCGTTCTATTCCAAAGTGCCGGCCCGCATAGTGCTGGACCCAATCCTGATTCCCAGAAATTCATCTAAACGGAACGTGGAAGGCGCACCAGCAACATCAGGCGAAAAACTGTCCTCGGGAAGGCGTTCCGGGTAA
- a CDS encoding xylulokinase translates to MLLLGIDIGTSSIKVSVVDSQSQKSLAAAQYPDEESKITALQPGWAEQSPEMWWEHAQQAILKVNASGTYNPQDIGAIGIAYQMHGLVIVDQNQQVLRDSIIWCDSRAVPYGTGAFDHIGHEKSLSRLLNSPGNFTAAKLAWVKDKEPQTFQKIHKVMLPGDFISMKLTGEITTSASALSEGIFWDFQKDEVSQDVLDYFGFSHNIIPDIRPLFSSHGEVTAAVAEKLNLKKGIPVAYKSGDQPNNALSLNVLNPGEVAATAGTSGVIYGVSDQLVHDSQSRVNTFAHVNYATNQKRVGVLLCINGTGILNSWSKNNLAAGQSYHDMNAKASEINIGSDGLRIMPFGNGAERILNNKIIGTHFHNIDLNLHTQAHIFRAIQEGIAFSFRYGLDIMRENGMNPKVIRAGKANLFQSKLFAEAFVNATHVPVELYQNDGSVGAALGAGIGAGIFDSPEEAFQYFEPVELVEPTLIDQYEPAYQNWKTFLEKHLQN, encoded by the coding sequence ATGCTCTTACTTGGAATCGACATTGGTACTTCTTCAATCAAAGTCTCGGTGGTGGATTCACAATCGCAGAAAAGCCTCGCGGCCGCGCAATACCCAGACGAAGAGTCTAAAATCACCGCCTTGCAGCCGGGTTGGGCAGAGCAATCGCCGGAGATGTGGTGGGAACATGCACAGCAGGCTATTTTAAAGGTCAACGCTTCTGGCACCTACAACCCGCAGGACATTGGCGCCATTGGCATTGCCTACCAGATGCACGGCCTAGTCATTGTTGACCAAAACCAGCAAGTGCTCCGCGACTCTATTATTTGGTGTGATAGCCGGGCGGTGCCCTACGGCACTGGCGCCTTTGACCACATTGGGCATGAGAAAAGCCTTTCCCGGCTTTTAAACTCTCCCGGCAACTTCACCGCCGCCAAGCTGGCCTGGGTGAAAGACAAGGAACCGCAGACCTTCCAAAAAATTCACAAGGTCATGCTCCCCGGCGACTTTATTAGCATGAAACTCACCGGCGAAATCACCACCAGCGCCTCTGCCCTCTCGGAAGGCATTTTCTGGGATTTTCAGAAAGATGAAGTGTCCCAGGATGTCCTGGACTACTTCGGGTTCAGCCACAACATCATTCCAGACATCAGGCCGCTTTTCTCCTCTCACGGTGAAGTAACCGCCGCGGTGGCGGAGAAACTTAATCTAAAAAAGGGAATTCCGGTGGCCTATAAATCCGGGGACCAGCCCAACAACGCCTTGTCTTTGAATGTGTTGAACCCTGGGGAAGTAGCCGCAACAGCAGGTACATCCGGTGTCATCTATGGCGTAAGTGACCAACTGGTGCACGACTCGCAGTCACGGGTGAACACGTTTGCGCACGTCAATTATGCCACCAATCAGAAACGGGTTGGAGTGTTGCTGTGCATCAATGGAACTGGCATCTTGAATAGCTGGTCCAAGAACAACCTGGCCGCCGGGCAGTCTTATCATGACATGAACGCCAAAGCCAGCGAAATTAACATTGGCAGCGACGGTTTGCGCATCATGCCTTTCGGGAACGGGGCCGAGCGCATCTTGAACAACAAAATCATTGGTACGCACTTCCACAACATTGACCTGAACCTGCACACCCAGGCGCATATCTTTAGGGCTATTCAGGAAGGCATTGCCTTTTCCTTTCGGTACGGCCTAGACATTATGCGGGAGAATGGCATGAACCCCAAGGTAATCAGAGCCGGAAAAGCCAACCTGTTCCAGAGCAAGCTGTTTGCCGAGGCCTTCGTGAATGCCACCCATGTACCGGTAGAACTTTACCAGAATGACGGCAGCGTGGGGGCCGCCCTGGGCGCTGGCATTGGCGCCGGAATCTTCGATTCCCCAGAAGAAGCCTTCCAGTATTTTGAGCCGGTAGAATTGGTGGAGCCTACTCTTATAGACCAGTATGAACCCGCCTACCAAAACTGGAAAACCTTTTTAGAGAAACACTTACAGAACTAA
- the xylA gene encoding xylose isomerase: MANLTLGDKEFFKGIGQIKFEGLESDNPLAFRWYDENRVVAGKTLKDHLKFAVAYWHSFNANGSDPFGGPTLNFAWDESSDVITRAKAKMDAAFEFTTKIGMPYYCFHDVDVVDYGNDIAENERRLQTMVEYAKQKQAASGVKLLWGTANVFSHQRYMNGASTNPDFHVLAHAGAQVKAALDATIALDGENYVFWGGREGYMTLLNTNMKREQEHFARFLHTAKDYARAQGFKGAFFIEPKPMEPTKHQYDYDCATVIGFLRQHDLLGDFKINIEVNHATLAGHTFQHELQVAADAGVLGSIDANRGDYQNGWDTDQFPNNLNELTEAMLVFLEAGGLQGGGVNFDAKIRRNSSDPKDLFYAHIGGADTFARALITADNILQNSDFLKVREERYSSFDNGKGKEFENGKLSLEDLRAYAVENGEPEVRSGRQEYLENLINRFI; the protein is encoded by the coding sequence ATGGCAAATCTGACTTTAGGAGACAAAGAATTTTTTAAAGGAATTGGACAAATAAAATTTGAAGGGCTGGAGTCTGACAACCCGCTGGCTTTCCGGTGGTATGACGAAAACCGCGTGGTGGCCGGCAAGACATTAAAAGACCATTTGAAGTTTGCCGTGGCGTACTGGCACTCTTTCAATGCCAACGGTTCTGACCCTTTCGGTGGCCCTACCCTCAATTTTGCTTGGGATGAAAGTTCAGATGTGATTACCCGCGCCAAAGCCAAGATGGACGCCGCTTTTGAGTTCACCACTAAAATAGGCATGCCTTATTACTGCTTCCATGATGTAGACGTGGTGGATTATGGCAATGACATTGCTGAGAACGAGCGCCGCCTGCAGACCATGGTGGAGTACGCCAAGCAAAAGCAAGCCGCCAGCGGCGTGAAACTGCTGTGGGGCACGGCCAATGTGTTCTCGCACCAGCGCTACATGAACGGGGCTTCTACCAACCCAGATTTCCATGTGCTGGCCCACGCCGGTGCCCAAGTGAAAGCCGCCTTAGATGCCACCATTGCCCTAGATGGCGAAAATTATGTATTCTGGGGAGGCAGAGAAGGTTACATGACCCTGCTCAACACCAACATGAAACGGGAGCAAGAGCACTTTGCCCGCTTCCTGCATACCGCTAAAGATTATGCCCGCGCCCAAGGCTTTAAAGGTGCTTTCTTTATTGAGCCCAAGCCCATGGAGCCTACCAAGCACCAGTATGACTATGACTGCGCCACAGTGATAGGCTTCCTGCGCCAGCATGACCTCTTAGGTGACTTCAAAATCAACATTGAGGTTAACCACGCAACCCTGGCGGGCCATACGTTCCAGCATGAATTACAGGTGGCCGCAGATGCCGGCGTGCTGGGCTCCATTGACGCCAACCGCGGCGACTACCAGAACGGCTGGGACACCGACCAGTTCCCCAACAACTTAAATGAATTAACGGAGGCAATGCTTGTCTTCTTAGAAGCGGGCGGGTTGCAAGGCGGTGGCGTGAACTTTGACGCCAAAATCAGAAGAAACTCCTCTGACCCAAAAGACCTGTTCTACGCCCACATTGGCGGAGCCGATACATTTGCCCGCGCCCTGATCACTGCAGACAACATCCTACAGAACTCTGACTTCCTCAAAGTGCGCGAAGAGCGTTACTCTTCCTTTGACAACGGCAAGGGAAAAGAGTTTGAGAACGGCAAATTGTCTTTGGAAGACCTGCGAGCCTATGCCGTTGAAAACGGTGAGCCAGAAGTCCGCAGCGGCCGCCAGGAATACCTGGAGAATCTGATCAACCGGTTTATCTAA